In Mus musculus strain C57BL/6J chromosome 15, GRCm38.p6 C57BL/6J, the genomic stretch TGCTCAGGTTTGCTTGTATAGTTGCTACTAAAACAGAGATGGAAGCCATGGGAGTTTGTGTAGCCTTCAGCAAGCACAAACCTGCCTGCCTAGTCTTACAGGACTGTGAGAGGATGTGGGGTGTTCCTGTTGGAAAGTCAGGGGCTACAGATGGGTCTGTTCTAAGAGTCTCTTAGCAGTACATCTGTGTGCAGGATCTTGTGGATGGGAGGTTCACAGAAGTGAGCAAGGGTTCCCTCTGGTACCACAGGTCTCTTCCCCTCTCAGCACAGGGTGCCAACTTTCTGGCGGCACGTCTGCAGAGGTGGCATGCAGCGAGAGGGCCCCCTAGTGTCTGTCCTTCCGCTCCACATTGCTTCTCTGCCCATTTGAGGTAGCCATAGGGGCTGGTCTGATGTTCCTCCAACCTTCCCAGAATCCTTCTTCAGGAGGCCACAGCCCAGAATCCCTAAGCTTAACTGTGGCCTGCTTCCCAGGAAGCCCAGACTGTAGGGCACATGCCTGTCCCCAGTTATAGGGTAGAGTCAATTCCACATTCTGGGCAGCAGCCTGGCCTGACTCACAGATGACAAGGAACATAGGAATGAGGGTTGTAATGGCTGAGGAGCACACAGTGAATTTACTACCACTAGAGATGCCAGTAGGGGACACACTTCTAGAGGGTGATGCTTCTATTGAGTTCCACAGTAACATTTTCATTCATGTATTTAGCCGCCAAACACTTTTGTCTTTTCTACCTCCTGCCCTCTGTGAGTTGTGGACAAAGTTCTCCATCTCTCAGAGGCAGCTCTTTTCAGCTGGGCAAGCTCCTCCATGGGCTGGCTCTGGCACTGGGGTGCAGAGGCAGGATGGCACTGAAGGCTGAGACTATGATCTCACCGATGGAGGGACAGAGCCTGGGCATGGAGCCCTACAGAGGGAGCTCTATCAACCCCAGCCAGAGGGTTCAGCATCCCTAAGGGGCCTCAGGACCCTTATCCACATCAAACAAGAGCTTCCATGGCTTTCTGGCCTGAGGATGCTCCTCCTAGGGGGCACCACACCCTTATTTACCTCCCTCCCCTGAAACCTAAGCCTCTCTGCGAGCTGGGGGTTACAATCTTTGGAACCACAAAGGCATCTCTGATTAATTCCTTATATTTAGCCAGTCTGCAGCTTGCCCTAGCACTCAACAGGGAACCCTGAACTCCTTACTTAAAAACTTACTGTCCCATCCATGATCAAGGACAGCATGACACTAGTTAGTGATGCAAGGAATGCTCCGGCGGTGGGGCTGATGGAAGGCAagaacaagcaggcaaaggaCCATCATGTAAAAGAGCTGGAGCCAGGACCAATGGCAGTCCACTCCACAGCCCCATCATCTCCCACACGTCACAGCTTCCACCTCACTAAGCTCAAGGTGTCCTCTCACCAAGTCCAGGCTCACAAGAGGATGATCACAGCTCCAGTTCCCAGACTTGGACCTTCCCTCTGGGTTCTTTTCTAGATCATCTCAGACCCAGTCTTACTGAAAGTGACAGCAGCCATCACAGCCCCATCGAGGTTCCTCTCCCAGGCCTCACCCGGTTTCTTGTGGTACCCAGGTCCAGTGTCATGGGGAGCCTGAGTTGATTTCTACTTGGGTAACTGGGTAGAGCAGCAGCCCCCTCTTCTACCCACTCTCCCAGTTAACCCACCAATTTGCCCACCCTCCACCCACAGGACAAAGGCTGTGGCTTGTCTTGCTGTGGATGTACTTCTATGGAGACAACACAGGGCTGTGACAGGATACTTCTGCTCTTCCACCAAGCAGCAAGTGCCGGTGAGGGAGAATGGTCCTAGCCAGGCCCTCATAAGCAGGGGACAACCTTCTCTGACCAGATGCCAGCAGGATGATCTTCCTTGGACACCAGCAAAGGGCCAGGTAGGGCTCAGGTAACCATGCCCTGGCAGAGGAAACCACAACCCGGAAATAGCATCTGCCTCTCACTGGACGGCACTGTGGATATGAGCTCCTTGTGCACACCTAGAGGTAATGAAGGAGCAATCTCACTCTACTTGCTATCAGAGCTGACAAATTAACCTCCTCCCAGGAAGTGAGAGGTGATGTGAAAGGTCTCTTGACACATAAACAGAGAGAAAAGGCTCTGCGGTGGGAAAGGAGCAGCCAGGGCAGTGTGACATTCCAGTGCCCAAAACCTGTCTATCAGTGGAACAATAGCTTAGCTCGTGGTAGGAAGCAGAAATGAACCAAGCATGGCAGTGTATGTCTCTAATGCTGATacacaggaggctgaagcaggactgCCAGTTCTAGGCTAGGCTGGGCTACACAGGTGTCTGAGAGGCATGATGGGGAAGCAGACAGTATATAGGGGGAACCAGAGAACATTCTGCCCTGGAGAGCTTAGAGCTTTCTGAGGGCCTCAGTGACCACTGGACAAAGGGAACTCTCCCCTGGGACAGAGGGATGAAGACAAAGGAGGCTGTTGTTTTGGAACGTGCTCTGGGGGCATCACATATATAGTAGGTGGCAATACCAGGAACAGGTCCTGAAGGTCAGCTAGCATTGGTCCTAGAATGTGGTCTGATGGGTACAAACCTTATAGGCCCAGGAGCGCCCCCAGTCCCGCCCCATGCCCCCACTCCACATGCCCACTGATGCTCAGGCACGTGTGGcttctgacctctgacctgcaGCAGCTTAAATAGCCACAAGAGTTACACAACAGCCCCGTATGAGCCAGAAACCAGATAGCACATGAGCATGCAAATGTCacccagacacacagaaaaaGTGGTGTGAAAGAAGCATAACCCTGGTCAACAGGGACTGAAGAATCATGACAAAGACTTCTGAAAACAACCTAGGTATAATATTCACACATGCAGGTAAAGCAAGACGACACTCAGCCACAACTAGAGCTGTCTGCAATGGCCATCCTTAGTGTTTGGacagatacagaaacacaaagcAACATTGCCCAAACCCCTCTGGCTCTCAGAGGTTCGGCAAAAGTCTCTTGGTGTAGCAGCTGTCCACCACTGGAAtgaagactgtggtagcacagcCACAGGAATCCAGGAGGGAATGAAGGTCAAGAACAAAGCCACGGTGAAAGAACAGTAAGGTAACCTCTGCAGACAAAGGGCACTGGGAGTCACGGGCACAGCAGCCACAGTGCTACTCATCGGCTACAATGCTACAATGTCAGGAAAAGTCATGTCCTCCGACAGCTGGTCTCCATAGAACCAACCAGGGCAGACACATATCCCACTGGAGTAGTGCTAACCCCCCTACCCCATGTTGAGCTCCAAGGCACCAAGTGCTGTTCTGTTCTGTGACTTTGCAAACCGTTCACATAAAGGCTGTTACTTTGAAGTTCTGGGGAACACGGACTTCTGAGAACATGTTGGCCTCTGAACAATGCTGAGATTAGCACAGTGGCTCTGTGAGACCTGGACCCCAGGGGTAGGACCTGCTGCTGACAGGGACACTACAGAGCTTGCTGTTGAATTTGTTTGTTGATGGATGAGGTGGGTGCAGACCAAGAGGTTGGCATGATACCTCAGCAACTAGCAGTGGGGGATGTGAACACTGAGGCCAAACGCTGAAGCCAGTGCCCTTAGGAATGGGCGTGGGGTCCACCAGTTGAGGAGAGcaagcctcccaagggctggaggTACACCCCTCAAGGCACTTCAACCTGATAATGTGGCTCAGTTTTCCAACACCAGACACAGAACTGGCCCACTGAACCAAGCTGCAGCTAGGGGAGGCTCCAGAGTAGCGAGATAGAGGGTACCAGGTCTCTTGCCATTCAAATGATAGATTATCTGTGCTAGAAGATACAGTTAAACCACTAGCCAGAACATAGAGAGCCCTCTGTAAACAAGGAGCAACCCTGACAAGAGCCATGCTCCTGGGGCCCAAGCCTGTGCTTGCTCTCTCGCTCATCTCAGTATGCTCTCCTCCCTAGCAGGCAGTCTCTGCCCCACAGCTGCACATGCCATAGAGCAGAGCTGCAGAGGGCCAGTGGGTGCAAACAAGGTACTTTAGTTGTCACCTGCAGTGGAAGAGCAAGGCAAGGTAGGGTGGGTTGTGGCCACACACACCCCAGGGTGCTCCTGAAGGGCCTCAAGTTTGATCACAGCCCTGAGAGCCACACGGGGCTGCCTCAGCTGCTGCTGTCTCCTGAACACCGTGTGCAGTGCCTGCAGCTGCCCCATCTCTTGCACGCTGAAACACGGCTGCCGCTCTGCAAAGCGCACAAGTGCCTCAAAGGATGTGGCTGCCTGCTCCCAGGCTGCCTCCTCAGTCTCACCGGTATCTTTCTCTGACTTTTTTGTACACCTAGTGGCCTGGGATGGTGCCACAATGGCAGGGGCCTCATCTATGTCCCTCCCTGCCACAACCCGCTCTTCAACCCTGCTGTCCTGAAGCCTGCTGCCAGAACAGGTTGGCCCTTCTTTTACAAGCCCAAGGATGTGTGCGAACGTCTTGTGAGGCTTGATGGCACagcactctgcttcctcctcagaGGAGGAGCCTTCAGTGAACGTGACAGTGGGCCACAGTTTCCTCCAGGCCCGCTGGAAGACCTGGCTAGGCACAGCATTCCAGGCACGGGCCACGTTGACTATGGCGTCATTTATGTTGTGGCGGGTGGGGAAGCCCTGGAAGGCCACGGGAGGGTTAATAAAGAGCCTCATGAAGGCTCTGCGAATGCCTTGTTCTGTGGGCTGCAGTAAGGAGGTCACGCTGGAGGGCAGGAAGATGGTGAAGACGTTCTCTGACACTAGCTCAGACTCCTGTGAGTGGGCCCGGGAATGGTCCAGCAAGAGAATTGCCTTGCTGTCTTCTGGTAAGCCTATGGTTCTAAAGTGCTCTCTCACCGAGGGGACAAAAATATGATGGAACCAGTCTGAGAAAATCTCCTTGTCTACCCAGGCATTACCCTGGGCCTTGTA encodes the following:
- the Jrk gene encoding jerky protein, with protein sequence MASKQAAAKGKGEKRKRVVLTLKEKIDICTRLERGESRKALMQEYNVGMSTLYDIKAHKAQLLRFFASSDSRQALEQRRTLHTPKLEHLDRVLYEWFLVKRAEGIPVSGPMLIEKAKDFYKQMRLTEPCVFSGGWLWRFKARHGIKKLDASSEKQAADHQAAEQFCGFFRSLAAEHGLSPEQVYSADETGLVWRCLPNSAPDDGTVPHFKQGKDRLTVLMCANATGSHRIKPLAIGKGGGPRAFRGIQHLPIAYKAQGNAWVDKEIFSDWFHHIFVPSVREHFRTIGLPEDSKAILLLDHSRAHSQESELVSENVFTIFLPSSVTSLLQPTEQGIRRAFMRLFINPPVAFQGFPTRHNINDAIVNVARAWNAVPSQVFQRAWRKLWPTVTFTEGSSSEEEAECCAIKPHKTFAHILGLVKEGPTCSGSRLQDSRVEERVVAGRDIDEAPAIVAPSQATRCTKKSEKDTGETEEAAWEQAATSFEALVRFAERQPCFSVQEMGQLQALHTVFRRQQQLRQPRVALRAVIKLEALQEHPGVCVATTHPTLPCSSTAGDN